A window from Cryptomeria japonica chromosome 1, Sugi_1.0, whole genome shotgun sequence encodes these proteins:
- the LOC131056536 gene encoding protein ALP1-like: protein VLPIEKQVAIALLRLSFGMSMINISELFGCGKSTAARVVTKFINAMHVNFQNYIQWPSDHSTLELVKQGFHQKQGFPNCCGAIDVTHIDFELPANECSSDWYDHDHNYSMSLQAIVDSNMRFMDVFTGWPGSINDARLLRNSAFYRLCEGGERLNGMSVSIGSSSIREYIVGDGGYPLLPWLITPFSGAATDDKKSFNFKLSSTRIVVEHAFGKLKGVWRILNSKMCHPNLQMLPKTIFVCCILHNIMLTYEEDDNDPSYLDEHENNIPNNEAIARDSIAGLARMALMEFVNGNDYNVHPNN, encoded by the coding sequence GTTCTTCCAATTGAAAAACAAGTTGCTATTGCTCTTTTAAGACTATCATTTGGAATGTCTATGATTAACATTAGTGAACTTTTTGGGTGTGGAAAGTCAACAGCTGCAAGAGTTGTGACAAAGTTCATTAATGCTATGCATGTTAATTTTCAAAACTATATACAATGGCCAAGTGACCATTCAACACTTGAACTTGTAAAGCAAGGATTTCACCAAAAACAAGGCTTTCCAAATTGTTGTGGGGCTATAGATGTAACTCATATTGATTTTGAGCTTCCAGCTAATGAATGTTCATCTGATTGGTATGATCATGATCACAACTACAGTATGTCATTACAAGCCATTGTTGATAGTAATATGCGTTTCATGGATGTTTTTACAGGTTGGCCTGGATCTATCAATGATGCTAGGCTCCTAAGAAATTCTGCCTTCTACAGGTTATGTGAAGGTGGAGAGAGGTTAAATGGAATGTCAGTTTCTATTGGTTCATCAAGTATAAGAGAATACATTGTTGGTGATGGGGGATATCCATTGCTACCATGGTTAATCACACCTTTCAGTGGAGCTGCAACAGATGATAAAAAATCATTCAACTTTAAACTATCTTCAACTCGCATTGTTGTTGAACATGCATTTGGAAAGCTAAAAGGTGTTTGGCGAATTTTGAATTCAAAAATGTGTCATCCAAATTTACAAATGCTACCAAAAACTATTTTTGTGTGTTGTATTTTGCATAATATTATGTTGACatatgaagaagatgacaatgatccTAGTTACTTGGATGAACATGAGAATAATATACCAAACAATGAAGCAATAGCAAGGGATTCTATTGCAGGGTTAGCCCGAATGGCCTTAATGGAATTCGTTAATGGTAATGATTATAATGTGCATCCAAACAATTAA